Sequence from the Gemmatimonadales bacterium genome:
TGGTGGTCGTCGTCGTGGTCGCGAAGAAGAGCGGCGCGCCACCGGCGGCCGCTGCGGAGAGTGCGGCCGGCGCCCCGGCGGCCGGCGAACGGGCGACCACCGACCTCTCGTCCATGACGCCGCGCGAGGCGGCCGACCGGCTTTACAACCGCATCATGACCGCGAACGAGGCCGGCGACACCGCACAGGTCAACTTCTTCGCGCCGATGGCGCTCCAGGCGTACGCCAACCTGGGCGGCGATCTGGACGCCGATGCTCGGCTCCACCTGGGGCTCGTCCAACTGGCGATCGGCGCCACCGTGGCCGCCGCGGCCGAGGGCGATAGCATCCTGCAGAAGACCCCCAACCACCTCTTCGGCTGGCTCCTCAAGGCGCGGGCCGCCGAAGCCCAGGGCGATGCGGCCCGCGCCAAGCGCGCCTACGAGGCGTTCATGAAGAACTACGACGCCGAGATGGCGAAGAAGCGCCCCGAGTACCAGGAGCACGCCCAGATGCTGCAGGACACGCGGAACCGGGCACAGCGGGCGGGCGCGGGCGGGGCCTGACCGTGCCGACCATCCGGGTCGCGCACAGCCCGGACTCGGACGACGCCTTCATGTTCTACGCCCTCGCCGGCGGGAAGGTGGCGACGGGCGACCGGCGCTACGCCCACGAGCTGGCCGACATCGAAACCCTGAACCGACGCGCCGTGGCGGGCGAGCTCGACGTCACGGCGGTGTCGTTCCACGCCTACGCCTACCTGGCCGACCGTTACGCCCTGCTCGCGCACGGCGCCTCCGTCGGGGACCGTTACGGACCTCGCCTGGTCGCGCGAGCGCCTCGCCCGGAGGACCCGCGCGCGGCGCTGGCCGGACGCCTGGTCGGGGTGCCGGGCGAGCTCACCACGGCCTACCTCGCGCTGCGCCTCTATCAGGCCGGCGCCCGCACCCGCGTGCTGCCGTTCGACGCCATCGAGGATGCGGTGCTCGCCGGCGACGTCGAGGTCGGGCTGTTGATCCACGAGGGCCAGCTCACGTACGCGGACCGGGGGCTCAGCCTCTGGGAGGACCTCGGGGAGTGGTGGGCTCGCGAGACCGGCCTGCCGCTTCCGCTCGGCGGCAACGTGGTGCGCCGGGACCTCGGCGCCGATCTGGTGCGCGCCGTCGCCGCGGACCTCAAGGCGTCCATCGTCTGGGGACTGGCGCACCGCGACGAGGCGCTGCGGCACGCGCAAGGTTACGCGCGGGGGATGGACACGCGACGCACCGACGAGTTCGTGGGCATGTACGTGAACGACTACACCGTGGACCTCGGGCCCACGGGGCGTCACGCCGTGCAGCGCCTGCTGGACGAGGGCCATCGCGCCGGCGTCCTGCCCACCGCCGTTCGGGCGGAGTTCGTGGGCGCGTGAGCGCGCCCGCCGCAGCCGCGCGTCCCGTCCCGCGGGTCCTCATCGTCGAGGACGATCCGGCGCAGGCCAAGCTGGTCGAGCTGCTCGTGGCCAACGCCGGCCTCGCCGTCGCGGGGGTCGCCGCCACGGCGGAGGCCGCCGTCCGCCTGGCCGGCGAGGTGGACGTCGTCCTGATGGACTTCCGGCTGGCCGGCGACCGCACCGGGCTCGACGCCCTCCGCGACATCCGCGCCGCCGGCCTCCTCGCCTCCGTGATCGTGATGACCGGCCACGGCAGCGAGCGCGTCGCGGCCGAGGCGCTGCACCTCGGCGCGAGCGACTACATCATCAAGGACGAGAGCTTCACCACGCTGCTGCCCGAGGTCGTCGCCCGCGTGGTGCGCGTGCGGGAGATCGAGCGCCAGCTCGCCGCCGCGCAGCAGGACCTGATCCGGGCCGAGCGCCGCGCGGCGATCGGCGAGATCGTCGTCGCGCTCTCGCACGAGATCAACAACCCGTTGATGGCGCTCACGGCCAATCTCGACCTGCTCCGGCTCGACGAGCGCGCGCTGCCTCCCGCCGGCCGCGACGCCTTGAAGGTGGCGCGCGAGCAGTTGACGCGGATCACGGACATCCTCAAGCGCGTGGGCGAGCTCGACCGCGAACGGGCGACGACCTACGTGGCCGGCACCCGCATGACGGACCTGAAGGCGTAAGCCGCAAACCAGACGCCGAGCCCCGAAGGCCCTTGCCCCTCGGAGCTCGGCGTCTCGCCACGGTCCTGGTTCTTCAGTCCGCCGCCGCGCCCTCCGGCTCGGGCGTGCCCGGGGCCTCCCGCGGCGCCTTCGCGCGGGCGGGCCTTCCCGCCGACACGAGCGCCAGCACCTTCGACCCGAAGTCGTCGAGATACGAGTACACCACCGGGACCACGATGAGCGTCAGGATCGTCGAGGTGATCAGGCCTCCGATCACCGCGCGCGCCATCGGCGCCCGGAACTCGCCGCCCTCGCCCAGCGCGAGCGCCGTCGGGAGCATGCCGAAGATCATCGAGAGCGTGGTCATCATGATCGGCCGGAACCGGATCTCGCCGGCGTCGATCAGCGCCTGGCGGCGGGTGCCCCCCTTCTCGCGCGCCTTGTTCGTGAAGTCCACGAGCAGGATCGCGTTCTTGGTCACCAGCCCCATCAGCATGATCACGCCGATCATGCTGAGGATGTTGAGCGTATCGCGGGTGAGAGCGAGCGCGACCAGCACGCCGACGATCGAGAGCGGCAGCGAGAGCATGATGGCCAGCGGCTGGAGGAACGACC
This genomic interval carries:
- a CDS encoding zinc ribbon domain-containing protein; the protein is MSPELQKCPSCGAQTGGKFCSECGAPLAPSACRSCGAKLSARAKFCPECGTPVTGVAGGGQPAARGMPRNDRMAWYVAGVCVLALLVVVVVVVAKKSGAPPAAAAESAAGAPAAGERATTDLSSMTPREAADRLYNRIMTANEAGDTAQVNFFAPMALQAYANLGGDLDADARLHLGLVQLAIGATVAAAAEGDSILQKTPNHLFGWLLKARAAEAQGDAARAKRAYEAFMKNYDAEMAKKRPEYQEHAQMLQDTRNRAQRAGAGGA
- a CDS encoding response regulator codes for the protein MSAPAAAARPVPRVLIVEDDPAQAKLVELLVANAGLAVAGVAATAEAAVRLAGEVDVVLMDFRLAGDRTGLDALRDIRAAGLLASVIVMTGHGSERVAAEALHLGASDYIIKDESFTTLLPEVVARVVRVREIERQLAAAQQDLIRAERRAAIGEIVVALSHEINNPLMALTANLDLLRLDERALPPAGRDALKVAREQLTRITDILKRVGELDRERATTYVAGTRMTDLKA
- a CDS encoding MqnA/MqnD/SBP family protein: MPTIRVAHSPDSDDAFMFYALAGGKVATGDRRYAHELADIETLNRRAVAGELDVTAVSFHAYAYLADRYALLAHGASVGDRYGPRLVARAPRPEDPRAALAGRLVGVPGELTTAYLALRLYQAGARTRVLPFDAIEDAVLAGDVEVGLLIHEGQLTYADRGLSLWEDLGEWWARETGLPLPLGGNVVRRDLGADLVRAVAADLKASIVWGLAHRDEALRHAQGYARGMDTRRTDEFVGMYVNDYTVDLGPTGRHAVQRLLDEGHRAGVLPTAVRAEFVGA